From the genome of Methylocystis heyeri:
TTTCTTACGCGACATGGACCTCGCGCAGCAGCGATTGAGGCCGCCCCCCGCCAAAAGGCCGTCTTTGTGGCAGTTTGAAGAAATGGACCGGCAGGACATCATCGCAAAACTCAAAGAGAACGAGGCGGCTCTGCGCGCGAAGGGCGTGGCCCATGCTGCGCTGTTCGGTTCGCGCGCACGGGGCGACAACCGCCGCCCTGCCGCGGCGGCGGATCTGGTCTATGCCTTCTAAAAGCCCGGATGCCGCGCGCCGCGACATCCTTTGCCGACCAACTGCGCGCTTATCGCCAAACCTTCTTATGTTGTTCCCGCTGAATTTCCCGCTTACCCTGTTTTCGCCTCGCGTGATTCGCCGCAAGGATGGCGAAGATCCGCAAAACGAAAGGCCAGGCGCATGGGTCGCGGCCAGACGGTTCCCACAAAAGGCTCCGGGAGGCGCACGCCTCGCCCGGATGTAAATTCCGCAGAAAGCGCGGCGCCGCCGGACGGCGGCATTGTGGCGGAGACCGCCCTGCTGGTCACGCAAGGCGAGCATCGGTTCTATTCCACCGTCCTGCCGAGCGACGTGCTCGCGGCCACCTGCGCCGCGGAAACCCGTCAGGAAAACCCCATCGACGGCTTCCAGCGCCTGCTCGACGAGCGCCGCGCGCGCGAAATCGCGGATTACATCGACAGCGGCTTCGGTTCGGCGCCGAGCGCCGTCATCCTTTCGGCCCAGCCCGGCGCCGGGTTGCAATATGACGACGCCAGCCGGACGCTGCGCTTTCGCAAGGTTGCCCGTTCCTTTCTGATCATCGACGGACAGCATCGCATCTTCGGGTTCAACCTCGCCAAGCGCCGCGTCAATGTGCCGGTGGTCATCTACAACAAGCTGACGCGGGCCCAGGAATGCCAGCTCTTCATGGACGTCAACACCAAGCAGCGTCCCGTGCCCCCAGAGCTGCTGCTCGACATTCGAAGGCTTTCGGAGAGCGAAACCGAGGCCGAAGCCCTGCTGCACAATGTCTTCGATCTGTTCTGCAGCCGCGACGACAGCGCGCTCAAAGGGCTGCTTTCGCCATCCGAGCGGCGCAAGGGCATGATCTCGCGCGTCACCTTCAACGCCGCCCTGAAGGCGATCGACGGAACCTTCGTCGAAGCCGGGCCGCTCGACGTCTACCGGGTGCTCAACCCCTATCTGCGGGCCTGTGTCGCTGGGCTGAAACTGCACGAGGCCGAAGCCAATATCGTCAATCCCGCCTTGTTCAAGGCGCTGCTGCTTTTGTTCCCGGACATTGCCGAGCGCGTCTCGGAGCGCTTCAACGGCGTCTATACCCTCGCCAATTTCGAGGCGCTCTCGCAGCCCTTTTTCCGCAGGCTGAAGAAGAACGAGCTGCCGAAGCCCGGCGCCGGCCATCTCGCCCTCTATGAACATTTCCGCAAGACGCTGGCGGCGGGCTTCGCGCTGAAACTCTGGCTGTTCGGCTGAGCGCAATCCAGCGGGCCGCCCGAACCTCTCGGCGGCCGGTTCGCTATTCGAACTCTTTGGGATCGTAGCTGCGCGAAACGCCGCAAAATTCGCAGGTGACCCCGATGCGGCCGTCGTCTCCGACCATGTGCTCGCGCTCATGGGGAGGAAAGCTGCGGATGAGGTTTTCGACCTTCAGATCCGAGCAGCGGCAGAACTCCGCCATTTCGCGTTCGGGAAAAACCTTCACGCCGCGTTCGTGGAACAGGCGATAGAGGAGCCGCTCGCCCGAGAGATTGGGATCGACGAGTTCGTGATCCTGAATCGTCGCGGCGAGAGCGAGGCCCTCGGCCCAGGCGTCGGCGCGCTCCTCGTCTGCGAGGGAGGAGGCCATTCCTTCCGGCGCGTCGCCGGGATGGAGGTCACGCGGCCTGGAGCCGCCCGAGGGAAGATGCTGGAGCAGCAGGCCGCCGGCGCGCCAGCTTCGCCCCTGCGGGGTGATTGCTTCCGCGACCGCGAGGCGCACGAAAGTCGGGATCTGCTCCGACTGGCTGAAATAGCGATGCGCGGCTTCCTCGAGGCTCTCGCCCTCCAGCGCGACCACGCCCTGATAGCGGGCGGCGTCCTCCTCGCGCTCGATGGTGAAGGCCATGTTCCCGAGCCCCAGCAGCTCGCCGGTCGAACGCGCTTGCCCGACGCGTTCGGCGTCGAAGCGGGCGAAACCGCGAAGCTGGCCCGGGGCGTCGTAGTCCACCACGATCATATCGACGGGGCCGTCGCTGCGCGTCTGCATCTGGAAACGGCCATGGGATTCGAGCACCGACCCCAGCAGGGCGGTGAGCGCGATCGACTCGCCCAGCGCCCGGGCGACGGCGAGCGGATAGTCGTAATGGGAGAGAATGGCGTCGACCGTCGGCCCGAAGCGCACCAGCCGGCCACGCAGGTCGAGCCCCTCCACCGCGAAAGGAAGCAGGCGATCGTCCTGCGCCGTGATGGTGAAAGGGCGGCTCGGCGTATCTCCGTTGGGGTCGCTCACGTCGTTGCGGGCTCCAGGCACCAGGACAGAATGCCCTTTTGCGCATGCAGGCGGTTTTCGGCCTCGTCGAAAACGACGGAATGGGGTCCGTCGATCACCGAGTCGGTGACCTCCTCGCCCCGATGGGCCGGGAGGCAATGCATGAAGATAGCGTCCCTGGCCGCCGCTTTCATCAGCTCGTCGTTGACCTGGAACGGCGCGAGGAGATTGTGGCGATAGGTCTCCTCCTCGTCGCCCATCGAAATCCAGCAATCGGTGATGACGGCGTCCGCGCCCGAAACTGCGGCGTAAGGATCATTGGTGAGATTGAGCCGCACATCATTCGCCCTGGCCCAGGACAGGATCTGTTCGCCCGGCGCGAGATCGGGCGGCGTCGCGACATTGATGGTGAAGTCGAAACGCTGCGCCGCATGGATCCAGCTCGCGAGCACGTTGTTGGCGTCTCCGCTCCAGGCGACTGTGCGGCCTTTGATCGGGCCGCGATGCTCCTCGAAGGTGAGCACATCGGCCATCACCTGGCACGGATGCGAGAGCTTCGTCAGCCCGTTGATGACCGGAACGCTCGCGTAGCGCGCAAGCTCCGTAAGCTCGCCGTGATCGAGAATGCGGATCATCACCGCGTCGAGGAAGCGGGAAAGAACGCGGGCGGTGTCGGCGATGGTTTCGCCGCGCCCGAGCTGCATCTCGGCGCCTGTGAGCATGATGGTTTCGCCCCCGAGCTCCCGCATGGCGACGTCGAAGGAGACTCGGGTGCGGGTCGAAGGCTTGTCGAACACCATGCCGAGAAACTTCCCGGCGAGCGGTTGTTCGCGAGGCGGAGAGCCCTTGACGCGGCGGGACTTCAGCTCGGCCGCGCGATCGAGAATGCGGCGCAGCTCGGCCGCGGAAACCTCCGAGAGGTCGAGGAAATGCCGCAGCTCCGGCTTTTCGGCGGCGGTTTTCATAGACCCGCCCCCGTATGAGGCTTCGCGCTTTTCTGCAACTCGGCGCAGGCGTTGTCCAGTCGCCGCGCGGCTTCGAGGATATGTTCCTCTTCGACGATCAACGGCGGCAGCAGGCGGACGACATTGTCGCCGGCGCCGATCGTCAGCAGTCCGGCCTTGCGGGCGGCCGCGACGAATTCGGTGTTGGGAACGCGCGTCTTGACGCCGAACAGGAGACCTTCGCCGCGGATGCTTTCGATGACCGACGGATAACGGTCGCCGAGTTCTGCGAGACGCTGACGCAGCAGCGAGCCCAGCCGGGCGACACGCTCCATGAAGCCGGGGGAGAGAACCACGTCGAGCACGGCGCCGCCGACCGCAGCGGCGAGCGGATTGCCTCCGAAGGTCGAGCCGTGCGCGCCCAACGTCATGCCCTTCGCCGCCTCCCTGGTGGCGAGGCAGGCCCCGATCGGAAATCCGCCGCCGAGGCCTTTGGCCAGCGCGGCGATATCGGGGCTCACGCCGGCCTGTTCGATGCACAGGAAAGTTCCGGTGCGACCGACGCCGGTCTGAACTTCGTCGACCGCCAGCAGCAGCCCGCGCCTGTCGCAAAGTTCGCGCAGGCCTTTGAGGAAATTGCGCGGGAAGACCCTCACGCCGCCCTCGCCCTGGATGGGCTCCAGCAATATGCCCGCGGTCTCCGGACCGATGAGCGCCTCGACCGCGGCGAGATCGCCGAAGGGGGCCGGATCGAAGCCGTCGACCTTCGGACCGAAGCCTTCGAGATATTTGGCGTTTCCGCCGGCGGCGAGCGTGGCGAGGGTGCGGCCGTGGAAAGCCCCCTCGAAGGTGATGAGGCGGTAGCGTTCCGGCGCGCCGTTGGCGGCATGATATTTACGCGCGGTCTTGATGGCGCATTCGACCGCCTCGGCGCCGGAATTGGAGAAGAAGACGAGGTCGGCGAAGGTCGCCTCCGTCAGCCGCCGCGCCAGTCGCTCCGCCTGCGGAACCTGATACAGATTGGAGACATGCCACGGTTTTTCTGCGGCGTCGCGCAGGGTCTCGACGAGATGGGGATGGGCGTAGCCGAGCGACATGACGGCGACTCCGCCGCCAAAATCGAGATAGCGGTCGCCGTCGGCGGCGAACAGCCACGGGCCTTCGCCGCGCTCGAAAGAGACATCCGCTCGCGCATAGGTCGGGAATAGCGCCGAGTTCAATGTGCCAACTCCATCCGCCCTGAACGTCTTCTGCGCCCGGCGCATGGAAACGTGTCAGATCGGCCGCCGCCGAAGGGGTCGAAAAACAAAGCGCCGCCCGAGAGGGCGGCAGGGTCCGCGCATACTAGGATTTTGCGCTCTGATGGTCAAACCCGGCGACGCTTTTTGCGCCGGTCGCGACCGCGAATCCGCAACGGGTGAGTCCTGCGCGCCACAGTGCGGACTCAATGACGCATGAGAAGCCTGTGGGGAACTGGCTTTGGCTTGCCAGCGACTCTTGCGCGTGATTCATTGGCGAGAGTAACGT
Proteins encoded in this window:
- a CDS encoding aspartate aminotransferase family protein, whose protein sequence is MNSALFPTYARADVSFERGEGPWLFAADGDRYLDFGGGVAVMSLGYAHPHLVETLRDAAEKPWHVSNLYQVPQAERLARRLTEATFADLVFFSNSGAEAVECAIKTARKYHAANGAPERYRLITFEGAFHGRTLATLAAGGNAKYLEGFGPKVDGFDPAPFGDLAAVEALIGPETAGILLEPIQGEGGVRVFPRNFLKGLRELCDRRGLLLAVDEVQTGVGRTGTFLCIEQAGVSPDIAALAKGLGGGFPIGACLATREAAKGMTLGAHGSTFGGNPLAAAVGGAVLDVVLSPGFMERVARLGSLLRQRLAELGDRYPSVIESIRGEGLLFGVKTRVPNTEFVAAARKAGLLTIGAGDNVVRLLPPLIVEEEHILEAARRLDNACAELQKSAKPHTGAGL
- a CDS encoding Hsp33 family molecular chaperone, which codes for MSDPNGDTPSRPFTITAQDDRLLPFAVEGLDLRGRLVRFGPTVDAILSHYDYPLAVARALGESIALTALLGSVLESHGRFQMQTRSDGPVDMIVVDYDAPGQLRGFARFDAERVGQARSTGELLGLGNMAFTIEREEDAARYQGVVALEGESLEEAAHRYFSQSEQIPTFVRLAVAEAITPQGRSWRAGGLLLQHLPSGGSRPRDLHPGDAPEGMASSLADEERADAWAEGLALAATIQDHELVDPNLSGERLLYRLFHERGVKVFPEREMAEFCRCSDLKVENLIRSFPPHEREHMVGDDGRIGVTCEFCGVSRSYDPKEFE
- the argF gene encoding ornithine carbamoyltransferase → MKTAAEKPELRHFLDLSEVSAAELRRILDRAAELKSRRVKGSPPREQPLAGKFLGMVFDKPSTRTRVSFDVAMRELGGETIMLTGAEMQLGRGETIADTARVLSRFLDAVMIRILDHGELTELARYASVPVINGLTKLSHPCQVMADVLTFEEHRGPIKGRTVAWSGDANNVLASWIHAAQRFDFTINVATPPDLAPGEQILSWARANDVRLNLTNDPYAAVSGADAVITDCWISMGDEEETYRHNLLAPFQVNDELMKAAARDAIFMHCLPAHRGEEVTDSVIDGPHSVVFDEAENRLHAQKGILSWCLEPATT
- a CDS encoding DGQHR domain-containing protein, producing MGRGQTVPTKGSGRRTPRPDVNSAESAAPPDGGIVAETALLVTQGEHRFYSTVLPSDVLAATCAAETRQENPIDGFQRLLDERRAREIADYIDSGFGSAPSAVILSAQPGAGLQYDDASRTLRFRKVARSFLIIDGQHRIFGFNLAKRRVNVPVVIYNKLTRAQECQLFMDVNTKQRPVPPELLLDIRRLSESETEAEALLHNVFDLFCSRDDSALKGLLSPSERRKGMISRVTFNAALKAIDGTFVEAGPLDVYRVLNPYLRACVAGLKLHEAEANIVNPALFKALLLLFPDIAERVSERFNGVYTLANFEALSQPFFRRLKKNELPKPGAGHLALYEHFRKTLAAGFALKLWLFG